One part of the Glycine max cultivar Williams 82 chromosome 14, Glycine_max_v4.0, whole genome shotgun sequence genome encodes these proteins:
- the LOC100815451 gene encoding probable methyltransferase PMT23 isoform X1, with product MAILAENFFKERKYPFILTLLILLICVTLFLFSFNHTTSNAVAFYSVIQEKPPLNPSQASADYTANPKEQELPPNMTNVRFDWKLCEEPQNVDFIPCLDNFKAIKALKSRRHMEHRERHCPETSLHCLLPLPKGYKVPVPWPKSRDKIWYDNVPYSKLVEYKKDQHWVVKSGKYLVFPGGGTQFKDGVDHYIKFLEKTLPAIKWGKHIRVVLDVGCGVASFGGYLLDKNVITMSFAPKDEHEAQIQFALERGIPATLSVIGTQKLTFPDNGFDLIHCARCRVHWDADGGKPLYELNRILRPGGFFAWSATPVYRDDERDQKVWNAMVDITKAMCWKVVAKGHDSSGIGLVIYQKPTSSSCYEKREGNNPPLCENKDGKNSSWYARLDSCLTPLPVDGMGNLQSWPKPWPQRLTSKPPSLPTDSDAKDKFFKDSKRWSELVSDFYMNGLSIKWSSVRNVMDMNAGYAGFATALIDLPVWVMNVVPIDVPDTLSIIMDRGFIGMYHDWCESFNTYPRTYDLLHSSFLFKYLEQRCDIVDVAVEIDRILRPNGYLVVQDSMEILNKLISILRSLHWSVTLHQNQFLVGRKGLWRPKGS from the exons ATGGCAATTTTAGCTGAAAATTTCTTCAAGGAGAGAAAATACCCTTTCATTCTCACTCTCTTAATCTTGCTCATTTGCGTCACGCTCTTCCTCTTCAGCTTCAACCACACCACCTCAAACGCCGTTGCTTTCTATTCTGTTATCCAAGAGAAACCACCCCTTAACCCTTCCCAAGCATCTGCTGATTATACTGCAAATCCAAAAGAACAAGAGCTTCCACCAAACATGACCAATGTGAGGTTCGATTGGAAGCTATGTGAAGAACCGCAGAATGTTGATTTTATTCCCTGTTTGGATAATTTTAAGGCGATTAAGGCTCTTAAGTCGAGAAGGCACATGGAGCACAGGGAAAGGCATTGTCCTGAGACAAGTCTGCATTGTTTGCTTCCCCTTCCCAAAGGGTATAAAGTCCCAGTCCCATGGCCCAAGAGCAGGGACAAG atttggTATGATAACGTCCCTTATTCAAAGCTGGTGGAGTACAAGAAAGACCAACACTGGGTAGTGAAGTCTGGGAAATATCTGGTCTTTCCAGGTGGTGGTACTCAGTTCAAAGATGGGGTTGATCATTATATTAAGTTCTTAGAGAAG ACATTACCTGCAATTAAGTGGGGAAAGCATATCAGGGTTGTTCTAGATGTTGGCTGTGGTGTTGCTAGCTTTGGTGGCTATCTGCTGGACAAAAATGTTATTACTATGTCATTTGCCCCAAAAGATGAACATGAAGCTCAGATACAATTTGCTTTGGAAAGAGGAATTCCTGCAACACTTTCTGTCATTGGAACACAAAAGTTGACTTTTCCTGATAATGGGTTTGATTTGATCCATTGTGCACGATGCAGGGTTCACTGGGATGCAGATG GTGGGAAGCCCTTATATGAGCTCAATAGGATTCTTAGACCAGGCGGTTTCTTTGCATGGTCTGCAACACCAGTTTACCGTGATGATGAAAGAGATCAGAAAGTATGGAATG CCATGGTGGATATAACAAAAGCCATGTGCTGGAAGGTTGTGGCTAAGGGTCATGATTCATCTGGAATTGGACTTGTTATATACCAAAAGCCAACCTCATCTTCTTGCTATGAGAAACGTGAAGGGAACAATCCACCTTTATGTGAAAATAAGGATGGCAAAAATAGCTCATg GTATGCCAGACTGGATAGTTGTCTTACTCCTCTTCCGGTTGATGGTATGGGTAACCTGCAGAGCTGGCCCAAGCCTTGGCCCCAGAGGCTTACCAGTAAGCCACCTAGCTTACCTACTGATTCAGATGCCAAGGACAAGTTCTTCAAGGACAGCAAACGCTGGTCTGAATTAGTTTCAGACTTTTATATGAATGGTCTTTCAATAAAATGGTCAAGTGTTCGAAATGTAATGGACATGAATGCTGGTTATGCAGG ATTTGCCACAGCTCTCATTGATCTACCAGTTTGGGTGATGAATGTAGTACCGATTGATGTGCCAGATACTCTTTCTATTATAATGGACAGAGGGTTTATAGGAATGTATCATGATTGGTGCGAGTCCTTTAACACCTATCCTCGCACTTACGATCTTCTTCATTCtagttttcttttcaaatatctTGAGCAAAG ATGTGACATTGTAGATGTGGCTGTGGAGATTGATCGCATATTGAGACCAAATGGATATCTTGTGGTTCAAGATTCTATGGAAATACTTAACAAGCTCATTTCAATCTTGCGTTCACTTCACTGGTCTGTAACGTTGCATCAAAATCAGTTTCTTGTAGGTAGAAAAGGTTTATGGCGTCCTAAGGGCTCTTGA
- the LOC100815451 gene encoding probable methyltransferase PMT23 isoform X2 — protein sequence MAILAENFFKERKYPFILTLLILLICVTLFLFSFNHTTSNAVAFYSVIQEKPPLNPSQASADYTANPKEQELPPNMTNVRFDWKLCEEPQNVDFIPCLDNFKAIKALKSRRHMEHRERHCPETSLHCLLPLPKGYKVPVPWPKSRDKIWYDNVPYSKLVEYKKDQHWVVKSGKYLVFPGGGTQFKDGVDHYIKFLEKTLPAIKWGKHIRVVLDVGCGVASFGGYLLDKNVITMSFAPKDEHEAQIQFALERGIPATLSVIGTQKLTFPDNGFDLIHCARCRVHWDADGGKPLYELNRILRPGGFFAWSATPVYRDDERDQKVWNAMVDITKAMCWKVVAKGHDSSGIGLVIYQKPTSSSCYEKREGNNPPLCENKDGKNSSWYARLDSCLTPLPVDGMGNLQSWPKPWPQRLTSKPPSLPTDSDAKDKFFKDSKRWSELVSDFYMNGLSIKWSSVRNVMDMNAGYAGSTYDSIMECQSSVTFNKLAGFLQATLKLIPSLLFADLPQLSLIYQFG from the exons ATGGCAATTTTAGCTGAAAATTTCTTCAAGGAGAGAAAATACCCTTTCATTCTCACTCTCTTAATCTTGCTCATTTGCGTCACGCTCTTCCTCTTCAGCTTCAACCACACCACCTCAAACGCCGTTGCTTTCTATTCTGTTATCCAAGAGAAACCACCCCTTAACCCTTCCCAAGCATCTGCTGATTATACTGCAAATCCAAAAGAACAAGAGCTTCCACCAAACATGACCAATGTGAGGTTCGATTGGAAGCTATGTGAAGAACCGCAGAATGTTGATTTTATTCCCTGTTTGGATAATTTTAAGGCGATTAAGGCTCTTAAGTCGAGAAGGCACATGGAGCACAGGGAAAGGCATTGTCCTGAGACAAGTCTGCATTGTTTGCTTCCCCTTCCCAAAGGGTATAAAGTCCCAGTCCCATGGCCCAAGAGCAGGGACAAG atttggTATGATAACGTCCCTTATTCAAAGCTGGTGGAGTACAAGAAAGACCAACACTGGGTAGTGAAGTCTGGGAAATATCTGGTCTTTCCAGGTGGTGGTACTCAGTTCAAAGATGGGGTTGATCATTATATTAAGTTCTTAGAGAAG ACATTACCTGCAATTAAGTGGGGAAAGCATATCAGGGTTGTTCTAGATGTTGGCTGTGGTGTTGCTAGCTTTGGTGGCTATCTGCTGGACAAAAATGTTATTACTATGTCATTTGCCCCAAAAGATGAACATGAAGCTCAGATACAATTTGCTTTGGAAAGAGGAATTCCTGCAACACTTTCTGTCATTGGAACACAAAAGTTGACTTTTCCTGATAATGGGTTTGATTTGATCCATTGTGCACGATGCAGGGTTCACTGGGATGCAGATG GTGGGAAGCCCTTATATGAGCTCAATAGGATTCTTAGACCAGGCGGTTTCTTTGCATGGTCTGCAACACCAGTTTACCGTGATGATGAAAGAGATCAGAAAGTATGGAATG CCATGGTGGATATAACAAAAGCCATGTGCTGGAAGGTTGTGGCTAAGGGTCATGATTCATCTGGAATTGGACTTGTTATATACCAAAAGCCAACCTCATCTTCTTGCTATGAGAAACGTGAAGGGAACAATCCACCTTTATGTGAAAATAAGGATGGCAAAAATAGCTCATg GTATGCCAGACTGGATAGTTGTCTTACTCCTCTTCCGGTTGATGGTATGGGTAACCTGCAGAGCTGGCCCAAGCCTTGGCCCCAGAGGCTTACCAGTAAGCCACCTAGCTTACCTACTGATTCAGATGCCAAGGACAAGTTCTTCAAGGACAGCAAACGCTGGTCTGAATTAGTTTCAGACTTTTATATGAATGGTCTTTCAATAAAATGGTCAAGTGTTCGAAATGTAATGGACATGAATGCTGGTTATGCAGG ATCTACATATGATTCAATAATGGAATGCCAATCTTCTGTGACATTCAATAAATTGGCTGGTTTCCTCCAAGCAACTTTGAAACTGATACCAAGTCTGTTATTTGCAGATTTGCCACAGCTCTCATTGATCTACCAGTTTGGGTGA
- the LOC100814925 gene encoding peptide-N4-(N-acetyl-beta-glucosaminyl)asparagine amidase A has protein sequence MTTTFLCSLLFLLMTTLSESQPDRFMRRKPLSGSQQEYFEVSYPPNSHEPTTPSCTHRIIHHAFANTIDSPPYTTSYTPPPRCGAPWSRVVLHFHARCKGEQYDRIAAIWLAGAEILRTSTAEPSPAGIFWNVRKDVTKYSALLAKPNQDLTMMLENIVNNEFTGVYHVTVTLLFYNKYAVRAPVRVPFVPCPEALNFDPIQSRSRSRSLVQEPGSRGVNESPADLIIPISDDGRRGFWFKLEEEKGSCSRRIRIPRNTYRAVLELYVSFHGNDEFWYSNPPNSYITANGLETERGNGAYREVYVTIDGQVVGWEIPFPVIFTGGINPLFWEPMVAIGAFDLPSYDIDLTPFLGKVLDGKEHVFGIGVVKGISYWLLNANLHLWLDHESTVVHANPVVHHSPETSIERQEDFKGLDGAFGVDAEKETQITGWVMTSVGNITTTVSQGFSFKNSIKFQHNGSIKTVKQKFKAKKKVKVIDGKGESITRLKVRRRYPLRVVTNTKQFRDGTYRLITDLSHTLKEKHVSGCFVKSISNEQNSKGWIQVKGHSVVSGQASTSQNYSYFDRFTCYSRNVAATNGRVVADNSTFVCEL, from the coding sequence ATGACCACCACCTTCCTCTGCTCCTTACTCTTCCTCTTGATGACAACCTTATCAGAGTCCCAACCAGACCGTTTCATGAGACGCAAACCCCTTAGTGGTTCTCAACAAGAATACTTCGAAGTGAGTTACCCTCCAAACTCACACGAACCCACAACACCTTCATGCACCCACCGAATAATCCACCACGCCTTCGCCAACACCATCGATTCTCCACCGTACACCACCTCTTACACACCGCCCCCGCGGTGCGGGGCACCGTGGTCTCGGGTGGTCCTCCACTTCCACGCGCGGTGCAAGGGCGAGCAGTACGACCGCATCGCCGCCATCTGGCTCGCCGGCGCCGAGATCCTCCGCACCAGCACCGCCGAGCCCAGCCCCGCCGGCATCTTCTGGAACGTCCGCAAGGACGTCACCAAATACTCCGCCCTCCTCGCCAAGCCCAACCAAGACCTCACCATGATGCTCGAAAACATCGTCAATAACGAATTCACCGGTGTCTACCACGTCACCGTCACTCTTTTGTTCTACAACAAGTACGCCGTTAGGGCTCCCGTTAGGGTTCCGTTTGTCCCGTGCCCCGAGGCACTCAATTTTGATCCAATTCAATCGAGATCACGATCTCGATCTCTTGTTCAGGAACCGGGCTCCAGAGGCGTGAACGAATCACCGGCGGATTTGATTATTCCGATCTCCGACGACGGACGGCGAGGGTTCTGGTTCAAATTGGAGGAAGAAAAAGGTTCTTGTTCCCGGAGAATTCGAATTCCGAGGAACACTTACCGCGCGGTGCTTGAGTTATACGTTTCTTTCCACGGAAACGACGAGTTTTGGTACTCCAACCCGCCGAATTCGTACATCACGGCGAACGGTTTAGAAACGGAGCGTGGTAACGGCGCGTACAGGGAAGTGTACGTGACGATCGACGGCCAGGTTGTTGGATGGGAGATTCCGTTTCCGGTGATCTTCACCGGCGGGATAAACCCTCTGTTCTGGGAACCAATGGTGGCGATTGGGGCCTTTGACCTTCCCTCATACGACATCGATTTGACGCCGTTTTTGGGGAAGGTTTTGGACGGGAAAGAGCACGTCTTTGGAATTGGGGTGGTGAAGGGAATCTCTTACTGGCTTCTGAACGCAAATTTGCATCTTTGGTTGGATCATGAATCCACGGTGGTTCATGCAAACCCTGTGGTTCATCACAGTCCTGAAACTTCAATCGAACGGCAAGAGGACTTTAAAGGGCTTGATGGGGCCTTTGGTGTGGACGCAGAGAAGGAAACGCAGATCACAGGGTGGGTTATGACCAGTGTTGGCAACATCACCACCACTGTTTCTCAGGGCTTCTCGTTTAAGAACTCCATAAAGTTTCAACACAACGGGAGTATCAAGACCGTTAAGCAGAAGTTCAAGGCCAAGAAGAAAGTTAAGGTGATCGATGGAAAAGGCGAATCGATTACTAGGTTGAAGGTTAGGAGGAGGTACCCTTTAAGGGTTGTCACAAACACTAAGCAGTTTCGGGATGGGACTTATAGGCTTATCACTGATCTTTCTCACACTCTTAAGGAGAAGCATGTGAGTGGGTGCTTCGTCAAATCGATTAGTAATGAGCAGAATTCAAAGGGGTGGATCCAGGTTAAGGGTCACTCTGTTGTTTCGGGTCAAGCAAGCACCTCCCAGAATTACAGTTACTTTGATAGGTTCACTTGCTACTCAAGGAATGTTGCTGCGACTAATGGCAGGGTTGTTGCGGACAATTCAACTTTTGTCTGTGAATTGTGA
- the LOC100816516 gene encoding uncharacterized protein At3g28850, whose amino-acid sequence MWPPWLNSPSRFRNTPPPSPSPSHSRTRSFSFSCSSFKDIQSLLQEKPEPAAPKSPSLFRRVRISTAVLRAWGASRAAAPAALPPGLDQGVVVYFTSLRVVRRTFDDCRAVRSILRGLRVAVDERDVSIDDRFRDELHAVLGCRGNLALPRVFVGGVYVGGADDVRQLHESGELHRLIERLPRSNLNACDSCGGFRFVVCDECNGSHKVFAEKNGFLCCSSCNANGLIRCPACFFVLPRHTR is encoded by the coding sequence ATGTGGCCACCGTGGCTTAACTCACCCAGCCGGTTCCGCAACACTCCACCGCCGTCACCATCCCCGTCGCATTCTCGAACTCGCTCCTTCAGCTTCTCCTGTTCCTCCTTCAAAGACATCCAGAGCCTCCTCCAAGAAAAACCCGAACCGGCCGCTCCGAAATCTCCGTCTCTCTTCCGCCGCGTCCGGATCTCCACCGCCGTGCTCCGCGCCTGGGGCGCCTCACGCGCCGCCGCCCCCGCCGCACTCCCGCCCGGCCTCGACCAGGGTGTCGTCGTCTACTTCACCTCCCTCCGCGTCGTCCGCCGCACCTTCGACGACTGCCGCGCCGTCCGATCCATCCTCCGCGGCCTCCGCGTTGCCGTCGACGAGCGCGACGTCTCCATCGACGACCGCTTCCGCGACGAGCTCCACGCCGTCCTCGGCTGCCGCGGCAACCTCGCCCTGCCGCGTGTCTTCGTCGGCGGCGTCTACGTCGGCGGCGCGGACGACGTCCGCCAGCTCCACGAGAGCGGCGAGCTCCACCGCCTCATCGAACGCCTCCCGCGCTCCAACCTGAACGCCTGCGACTCCTGCGGAGGCTTCCGATTCGTTGTGTGCGATGAGTGCAATGGAAGCCACAAAGTGTTCGCTGAGAAAAACGGATTCCTATGCTGTTCTTCTTGCAATGCCAACGGCTTGATTCGGTGCCCCGCATGCTTCTTCGTGCTCCCGCGCCACACCAGATAG
- the LOC100815989 gene encoding sister chromatid cohesion 1 protein 1, with protein MFYSHQLLARKAPLGQIWMAATMHAKINRRKLDKLNIIKICEEILNPSIPMALRLSGILMGGVVIVYERKVKLLYEDVTRFLVEINEAWKVKTAPDPTLLPKSKSKAKKEAVTLPGTGETNMEDIEQSLQFSNTGTTTGFQHNAYFTMRLDNVDEPFTNNGAREDQDQSELLHQVDAENITLFERFETFQANTDTYNRFERFLFNFLQHSIYFFEFCGRFDIEEDEETQVNVTSGDQILTTLVPSPPHQDEPTKADTFQDHHPGHPDIQQPSEGMIPRQEPRRRGPNKRKRGQPSAIEMDYEQTIIPAHIYQHWLQNASDIVSRRGRRKKQNDVMSSTKIASLMKLPPVVQIDDLFTAVNDNIYYPKPILDLWIKSIQPPHDSPSERISAHHPPEPSFSSPPGVQNEYFMQFPSEDFDGRPDYQAPPMEKAREHILMDELTASLLRGHEATPQVSSGKAGGSVHSFPRPTSENGPASHSDFDSGRFKNKRYSSSANSSGGLEPLAEDVNFKLARLYEDGPTPDQELLVETGPTQTQVNINHPSDKITDSIQAQMKAHFDTPGAPPVESLHILAAGMTRTSAAQLFYQICVLASRDALKVDQKVPYGEILFSRGLRM; from the exons ATGTTTTACTCTCACCAGCTTCTTGCTCGAAAGGCACCACTCGGTCAAATATG GATGGCTGCGACAATGCACGCAAAGATTAACCGAAGAAAGCTAGACAAGCTCAACATCATCAAAATTTG CGAAGAGATTCTAAACCCATCGATTCCTATGGCTCTTAGACTTTCTGGAATTCTGATGG GAGGAGTAGTGATTGTCTATGAGAGAAAAGTGAAGCTCCTTTATG AGGACGTGACCCGTTTTCTG GTTGAGATAAACGAAGCCTGGAAAGTAAAGACTGCTCCAGATCCTACATTGCTCCCCAAGTCCAAATCCAAGGCCAA aaaagaGGCTGTTACTCTGCCAGGGACCGGTGAAACGAACATGGAAGATATTGAACAGTCCCTTCAGTTTTCCAACACAGGCACCACAACAGGATTCCAACATAACGCCTATTTTACTATG CGACTTGATAATGTGGATGAACCCTTCACTAATAATGGAGCAAGAGAGGACCAAGATCAATCAGAACTTCTCCATCAAg TTGACGCAGAGAATATTACCTTATTTGAACGCTTTGAAACGTTCCAAGCTAACACGGATACATACAATCGCTTTGAGAGGTTTTTA tttaatttcttgcaacattccatttatttttttgaattttgtggCAGGTTTGatattgaagaagatgaggaaaCACAGGTAAATGTAACTTCAGGAGATCAAATTCTAACCACGCTTGTACCCTCCCCACCTCATCAAGACGAACCCACCAAAG CTGATACGTTTCAAGACCATCATCCTGGACACCCAGACATTCAGCAACCTAGTGAAGGCATGATACCTAGACAG GAACCTAGAAGGCGAGGaccaaataaaaggaaaagaggaCAACCATCGGCTATTGAAATGGATTATGAGCAAACCATTATTCCTGCTCACATATATCAACACTGGCTTCAGAATGCTTCTGACATTGTCTCGCGAAGGGGAAGAAGGAAAAAG CAAAATGATGTTATGTCTTCAACAAAGATAGCCAGCCTCATGAAGCTGCCACCCGTTGTACAAATTGATGATTTATTTACTGCTGTAAATGACAATATATATTATCCAAAACCTATTCTTGACTTATGGATTAAGAGCATTCAACCACCTCATGATTCACCTTCAG AAAGGATTTCAGCCCACCATCCTCCAGAACCATCATTTTCATCGCCTCCAGGAGTACAAAATGAATATTTCATGCAATTT CCTTCTGAAGATTTTGACGGTAGGCCAGACTACCAGGCACCTCCAATGGAGAAGGCTCGGGAACATATCCTCATGGATGAACTGACAGCTAGCCTTTTGAGAGGGCATGAAGCTACTCCTCAGGTCTCATCTGGGAAAGCTg GAGGCAGTGTACATTCCTTTCCAAGACCGACGTCTGAAAATGGTCCTGCCTCACATTCAGATTTTGATTCGGGAAG attcaaaaataaaaggtatTCATCATCTGCAAACAGCAGTGGAGGCCTTGAGCCACTAGCTGAAGATGTAAATTTCAAGTTAGCTAGACTGTATGAAGATGGTCCCACACCTGATCAAG AACTCCTCGTGGAAACAGGACCCACTCAAACACAAGTAAACATCAATCATCCTAGTGACAAGATAACCGATTCCATCCAAGC GCAGATGAAGGCACATTTTGACACGCCTGGAGCTCCTCCAGTGGAATCCCTTCATATCCTAGCTGCTGGAATGACACGGACATCAGCAGCACAACTTTTCTATCAAATTTgtg TTCTTGCTTCCCGCGATGCGTTGAAGGTTGACCAAAAGGTGCCCTACGGAGAGATTCTCTTCTCTAGAGGATTAAGAATGTGA